One Misgurnus anguillicaudatus chromosome 19, ASM2758022v2, whole genome shotgun sequence genomic region harbors:
- the LOC129436558 gene encoding sialoadhesin-like isoform X2: MELISLYLVLLLISNIHSGQTAEILKALVSVWPADHILRGETVNLRCVINGGGASTWQYSWYKDDSDIQHYKKIYTIRSFTESDAGKYTCRGTEIRGSQAISDTITLTALPRATVRVTPDRFVFIGETVTLKCEIEDQYRSLNWTYLWYKRGTEVFNSENYTVNRDSLIINGFTESDQDPFWCRGERDGRPQSSQSISAVYLTVKVSGAFQKISILKIFIFLLAVCLYLLVTVMLVFKCYRLKVTHASVEDHL, translated from the exons AAATACTGAAAGCTCTAGTGTCTGTTTGGCCTGCTGATCATATATTGAGAGGAGAAACTGTCAATCTCAGATGTGTCATCAATGGAGGAGGAGCCAGCACCTGGCAGTACAGCTGGTATAAAGATGATTCAGACATCCAGCACTATAAAAAGATTTACACAATCAGATCTTTTACTGAGTCTGATGCAGGTAAATACACCTGTAGAGGAACAGAGATCAGAGGATCGCAAGCAATCAGTGATACAATTACACTGACAG ctttaccCAGAGCTACAGTGAGAGTAACACCAGACAGATTTGTGTTCATTGGAGAGACAGTCACTCTGAAGTGTGAGATAGAAGATCAGTACAGATCATTAAACTGGACATATCTGTGGTATAAACGCGGTACTGAAGTGTTTAACTCTGAGAATTACACTGTGAACAGAGACTCTCTCATTATCAATGGATTTACTGAATCTGATCAGGATCCGTTCTGGTGTagaggagagagagatggaCGACCACAAAGTTCACAATCAATCTCCGCTGTTTATCTTACTGTGAAGG TTTCAGGAGCTTTTCAGAAGATTTCTATCctcaagatttttatttttctgctgGCAGTTTGTTTATATCTGTTAGTGACAGTCATGCTGGTTTTCAAATGCTACAGATTGAAAG TTACTCATGCATCTGTTGAAGATCATTTGTAG
- the LOC129436558 gene encoding low affinity immunoglobulin gamma Fc region receptor III-like isoform X1 yields the protein MELISLPLVLLLISNIHSGQTAEILKALVSVWPADHILRGETVNLRCVINGGGASTWQYSWYKDDSDIQHYKKIYTIRSFTESDAGKYTCRGTEIRGSQAISDTITLTALPRATVRVTPDRFVFIGETVTLKCEIEDQYRSLNWTYLWYKRGTEVFNSENYTVNRDSLIINGFTESDQDPFWCRGERDGRPQSSQSISAVYLTVKVSGAFQKISILKIFIFLLAVCLYLLVTVMLVFKCYRLKVTHASVEDHL from the exons AAATACTGAAAGCTCTAGTGTCTGTTTGGCCTGCTGATCATATATTGAGAGGAGAAACTGTCAATCTCAGATGTGTCATCAATGGAGGAGGAGCCAGCACCTGGCAGTACAGCTGGTATAAAGATGATTCAGACATCCAGCACTATAAAAAGATTTACACAATCAGATCTTTTACTGAGTCTGATGCAGGTAAATACACCTGTAGAGGAACAGAGATCAGAGGATCGCAAGCAATCAGTGATACAATTACACTGACAG ctttaccCAGAGCTACAGTGAGAGTAACACCAGACAGATTTGTGTTCATTGGAGAGACAGTCACTCTGAAGTGTGAGATAGAAGATCAGTACAGATCATTAAACTGGACATATCTGTGGTATAAACGCGGTACTGAAGTGTTTAACTCTGAGAATTACACTGTGAACAGAGACTCTCTCATTATCAATGGATTTACTGAATCTGATCAGGATCCGTTCTGGTGTagaggagagagagatggaCGACCACAAAGTTCACAATCAATCTCCGCTGTTTATCTTACTGTGAAGG TTTCAGGAGCTTTTCAGAAGATTTCTATCctcaagatttttatttttctgctgGCAGTTTGTTTATATCTGTTAGTGACAGTCATGCTGGTTTTCAAATGCTACAGATTGAAAG TTACTCATGCATCTGTTGAAGATCATTTGTAG